The DNA segment TTATTAAAATGtacgttcctttttttttttttaaggtatgcCCCTTTAGAGATATTTTGACTCCAACAAAGGGTAAATCAGAAGAATCTGGGGCCGAAATCTTTGTAGGTAGTAGTAATGAAGAAGTAAATGATGAATAAATGGCATTATTATTATCCTTTGCAGCAAAAGGAATGAGggaaaaggagggaaagggaggagaggaccTTCTGACAGTTTTAACACTTAAAATCCTTAATTTAAAGCTTTGATGGCCACCCTCTACAGCCATACAGCAAATATGATACGGGTAATCCCTgagttacaacaattcatttagtgaccatttgaagttacaagggcaactgaaaaagggaattgtgtcagtttttcacagttatgaccattgcagcatcttcttggtcacgtgatcaaaattcagacgctgggcaACTGATCCTTATTTATGgcgcttgcagtgtcctggagtcatgtgatccctttttgggaccttctgacaaacaaagttaatggaaaagccagattcacataacaactgtgctatttacttaataactgcagtgattccctttttttatatacaattttttattgttttttaattcccccccctttccacacaaccacaattcatgaacagagtttTGACATTTTCTTAATCataaacaattcaaaatattcaaataattttttcataattacaattttagccagaatgtttcttttttccccccatagttttttattcctttcctaatatttctctGCATATTTcagtgattttcttaacaacaatggcaggaaatgtcataaaacagggcagaactcacttaaaaacACGTCCCCGCAACAAAATTGCGGTTGTaagatgagaactacctgtattaaacttcagggggaagaaaataaaatttaaaaaattgttctGGTCATTCACCAGCAAAGGTTGAAGCAAAATAAGAAGCAGCAGCTTTTGCCACATGAGATGGTCAAAAGAATCAAGATGGCGATTCCAACAGTGTGACAAAAAATCCATGTGTGGAGCAGAAATATTTGGTTTATGTGTGCAGTAcatgatctttctttctttctttctctctctctctctttctttcttttccttccttccttccttccttccttccttccttccttctttccttctttctttctatgtgcctgcctgcctgcctatccagGTAGTTCCTGACTTAtcacacagttgggaccagaatttccattgctaaacaatgcagttattaaatgagtcaTCCAATTTCTCAACCTTTCTTtgttaacccaaaggtgcttttttcaagaggcaactggactttatgtttttttctttgaatatatcTTtcccttgtcatccaagaagcttcttcagctctgactggatgggtggggggggaaatggaaggatttataaattccccaccatccagtcagagctgaagaagcttcttggaaccaggaagcccagttgcccgttggaaaaaaaggcacctttgggacaaccgtgacctgaatgactgagagtcTCCGTAGATATTACTTCTTCATTAAACAAATCGttgcagtttttaaatgaatcactcCGCGGTTCAGCGAATCTATCTTCCCCTGTGGACTTTGCTTGGCTGAGAGGCACTGAGGGGGGGAATCACGTGACTCGGGACGTGGCCGCCATCCTAAATGATACAcgccggttgccaagcgcccgGATTTAATGACGTCACTGAGAGGCTATTCCGAGGCGTAATTGCGAGGCTGGCGGACACCCGGTGCAGGTAGGGCGCAGGGGACGCTTTAAGAGTgccgaggagggagggagggaggctgacCGGGAGCCCGAGTCCCGTCCTGAAAGGCGGGACGGAAGGATTTGGCCGCCTCCAGGCTGTCTGAAAGGGCCGTGAGAGGCGGCGGCTTCGGTCTTCTTCCCCGGGCGGGCTTGGGACTCCTCTGGGGGCTGGAAAGGGACGAAGCCCTAACgcgcctctcctcctcctcctcctccttcgcccTTTCAGGAGGACGGACGAGCCCAGCGGAGGAAGAAAGCGCCGGCCGAGAGGAGAGGAGCGACCTCGCGGAGCAGCCCTGCCCACCTCAGGCGAGGTTCCCCGGGAGGCAGCGGCGATAAGAAAATCCCGGCTGCTCCGGGGCTGCCGAAGAGCCGCCCGCAAACGGGATGAGCCGGAGCCGAAGGGggatgcttgggggaagaatCGGAGAGAAGGACGGAAAGGCGGGAACAATCAGAGCCGCCGAGATGCTCCCGGAGCGCGTGGAGTCCTTCAGCACAGACGGAAAACACGGGAATCCCCGAAGAAGAAAAATCCAACggggagaaaaaaaactcgaCTGCACAGAATGTGAAAAATCCTTCAAAACAAACCAGCAGCTTCAAAACCACCTGAGAACCCATTCAGGAGAAAAACTCTATCAGTGccaggaatgtggaaagagcttctgtGTGAGGGGAAATCTTGATAAGCATCAAAGAAttcacactggagaaaaaccatacaaatgcgaggagtgtggaaagagctttgctcGAGACAGATACCTCCATCAACATCAAAaaattcacacaggagaaaacccatataaatgtctggaatgtggaaagagcttcaatcaGATGGACAGTCTTTATAGACATCAAAGAATCCACTTGGGAGAAAAATCttacaaatgcctggagtgtggaaagagcttcaatgtGAGTGGAAGATTCTATGTTCATCAAAGAAttcacactggagaaaaaccctacaaatgcatggagtgtggaaagagctttattcATGGTGGATCTCTCCATCAACATCAAAGAAttcacactggagaaaaaccttacaaatgcctggagtgtggaaagagctttactcaGGGTGGACACCTCCGTGAACATCAAAGAATCCACATAGGAGAAAAACCctacaaatgcctggagtgtggaaagagctttgcttGGAATGGAAACCTCCGTCAACATCAAAaaattcacacaggagaaaaaccatataaatgtctggaatgtggaaagagctttactcaCAATGGATACCTACATCAACATCAAagaattcacacaggagaaaaaccttataaatgccAGGGTTGTGGAAAGAGCTTCGGTCAGATGGGCAGTTTTTATAGACATCAAAAAATCCACTCAGCAGAAAAACCctacaaatgcctggagtgtggaaagagctttactcaGGGTGGAAACCTCAGTAAACATCAAAGAAttcacactggagaaaaaccctacagatgcctggagtgtggaaagagctttactgTAGTTGGGAACCTCCGTCTCCATCAAATAAttcacactggagaaaaaccctacaaatgtctggagtgtggaaagagctttactcaGAGTGGATCTCTCCATCAGCATCAAAGAAttcacactggagaaaaaccttacaaatgcctggagtgtggaaagagctttactcgGGGTGGATACCTCCGTGAACATCAAAaaattcacacaggagaaaaaccatataaatgtctggaatgtggaaagagctttactcaGAGTGGATCTCTCCATCAACATCAAagaattcacacaggagaaaaaccttataaatgccAGGATTGTGGAAAAAGCTTTGGTCAGATGGACTGTCTTTATAAACATCAAAGGTTCCATTCAGCAGAAAAACCttacaaatgcctggagtgtggaaagagattCAATGTGAAAGATAGTTTTTATAGACATCAAAGAAttcacactggagaaaaaccttacaagtgcctggagtgtggaaagagctttactcaGGGTGGAAACCTCAGTAAACATCAAAGAATTCACATACGAGAAAAACCGTAtgaatgcctggagtgtggaaagagctttactcaGAGTGGACACTGTGAACATCAAAGAAttca comes from the Ahaetulla prasina isolate Xishuangbanna chromosome 3, ASM2864084v1, whole genome shotgun sequence genome and includes:
- the LOC131194477 gene encoding zinc finger protein 208-like; translated protein: MSRSRRGMLGGRIGEKDGKAGTIRAAEMLPERVESFSTDGKHGNPRRRKIQRGEKKLDCTECEKSFKTNQQLQNHLRTHSGEKLYQCQECGKSFCVRGNLDKHQRIHTGEKPYKCEECGKSFARDRYLHQHQKIHTGENPYKCLECGKSFNQMDSLYRHQRIHLGEKSYKCLECGKSFNVSGRFYVHQRIHTGEKPYKCMECGKSFIHGGSLHQHQRIHTGEKPYKCLECGKSFTQGGHLREHQRIHIGEKPYKCLECGKSFAWNGNLRQHQKIHTGEKPYKCLECGKSFTHNGYLHQHQRIHTGEKPYKCQGCGKSFGQMGSFYRHQKIHSAEKPYKCLECGKSFTQGGNLSKHQRIHTGEKPYRCLECGKSFTVVGNLRLHQIIHTGEKPYKCLECGKSFTQSGSLHQHQRIHTGEKPYKCLECGKSFTRGGYLREHQKIHTGEKPYKCLECGKSFTQSGSLHQHQRIHTGEKPYKCQDCGKSFGQMDCLYKHQRFHSAEKPYKCLECGKRFNVKDSFYRHQRIHTGEKPYKCLECGKSFTQGGNLSKHQRIHIREKPYECLECGKSFTQSGHCEHQRIHTGEKPYKCLECGKSFTRGGYLRQHQIIHTGEKPYKCQDCGKSFRLSRRLQNHLRTHTGEKPYQCQECGKSFSVRGNLCRHQIIHTGEKPYQCLECGKSFNLRITLDNHQRIHTGEKPYKCLECGKSFRHTSGLYIHQRIHSGEKSYRCLECGKSFNVKGNFYNHQRIHSGEKPYKCMECGKSFTQGGHLREHQRIHTGEKPYKCLECGKSFAQDGHLRQHQRIHTGEKPYKCLECGKSFNQMDSLYRHQRIHSGEKSYKCLECGKSFNVSGNFYNHQRIHTGEKPYKCMECGKSFTHGGSLHQHQRIHTGEKPYKCLECGKSFTQGGHLSKHQRIHIGEKPYKCLECGKNFTQGGHLREHQRIHTGEKPYKCLECGKSFTQSGYLRQHQRIHTGEKPYKCQDCGKSFSQMGSFYSHQRIHSAEKRYKCLECGKRFNVKGSFYRHQRIHTGEKPYTCLECGKSFNVRGNFNNHQRIHTGEKPYRCLECGKSFTQVGNLRLHQRIHSGEKPYKCLECGKSFARDGHLRQHQRIHTGEKPYKYRECGKRRTNRSNLYKYQRNHSNI